The following proteins are co-located in the Paenibacillus sp. FSL H8-0079 genome:
- a CDS encoding AraC family transcriptional regulator, with the protein MHVEEHVKLWNLASIKIWDVRHVVVRAGDPIHAYRFPISGFIYTVRGNATITLDDTMYAIDQMQVLHGGKGVWMNISLNEDSFEFYLMFYRANLSLSNTRENQALLRQHVPFHVQYAFAPSYPIDLYDKVQRIEQHWERTDAFSKFQVKTLFYQFINELMRQLSEQGIETAKPDLVAQAVRYLHENYMLPVMVDPLAELLDCSAGHLSRTFKKETGSSLITYLTRIRMYKAKELLLHTDASLQKIAEAIGIPDVIYFNRLFKKHVGLSPGRFKQKCIALPTGQNNAIRESELSIVSPMHRGYDPIDDDNYYQYKPKGESLTSMRSRKPVALLLMLSLTLLISACSPSQGSSATSSNGSSGNNAPTTEVAQSTESAVQERVVKHPWGETVIKGDPQHIISLFPAATDYLLALGIVPQAASSNEEGSDQFPTYLSDQLQGKENLGWQVDPNYESILAAEPDLIIGQDFMSDAYDSLSKIAPTLLAEKLQDEQGIIRMKTSLLHMGDMLGKTDQAKQVIEEYEKKAAEAREKIKQSIGDETVMFLRLSDKEVRYYSKRNYEVLYDDLGLTSPVSIPDPTDSMKVISMESLPSINPDHIFLLSSDENETTELQKTAVWKSLNAVKNNNVYIVDYGLWFQGPGGPIGQTKIIDEAVNFLTQ; encoded by the coding sequence ATGCACGTAGAAGAGCATGTGAAGTTATGGAATTTGGCCTCAATTAAAATATGGGATGTGCGTCACGTCGTCGTGCGCGCTGGCGACCCCATCCATGCCTATCGATTTCCAATTAGCGGTTTTATATATACAGTTCGCGGCAATGCAACGATTACGCTGGATGACACGATGTACGCGATCGATCAGATGCAAGTCTTACATGGAGGCAAGGGGGTATGGATGAATATCTCCCTGAACGAGGATTCATTCGAATTTTATTTGATGTTTTATCGGGCTAATTTGTCTTTATCCAATACTCGTGAGAATCAAGCTCTGCTCAGGCAACATGTCCCGTTTCATGTGCAATATGCTTTTGCCCCAAGCTATCCCATTGACTTATATGATAAAGTCCAAAGAATAGAGCAACATTGGGAACGGACGGATGCGTTCTCGAAATTTCAGGTGAAGACGTTATTTTATCAATTTATTAATGAATTAATGAGGCAGTTAAGTGAACAAGGGATTGAGACTGCCAAACCCGATCTGGTAGCTCAAGCCGTTCGTTATCTTCACGAGAACTACATGTTGCCCGTTATGGTCGATCCGCTCGCAGAACTTCTGGATTGCAGTGCAGGGCATCTGTCGAGAACGTTCAAGAAAGAGACAGGCAGCAGTCTGATTACCTATTTAACTCGGATACGGATGTACAAAGCCAAGGAGCTGCTGTTGCACACAGATGCATCTCTTCAGAAAATTGCCGAGGCAATCGGCATTCCAGATGTGATCTATTTTAATCGTTTATTTAAAAAGCATGTTGGCCTTTCACCAGGTCGTTTCAAACAAAAATGTATCGCCCTGCCAACCGGTCAGAATAATGCTATCCGAGAATCAGAATTGTCCATTGTCAGTCCCATGCATCGCGGTTATGATCCTATTGATGATGATAATTATTATCAATACAAACCCAAAGGAGAATCACTTACATCTATGAGATCGAGAAAACCCGTTGCATTGCTTTTGATGCTCAGCCTTACATTATTAATATCAGCCTGTTCCCCTTCTCAGGGCAGTTCAGCAACAAGCAGTAATGGATCAAGCGGTAACAATGCTCCAACCACCGAAGTCGCGCAATCCACCGAATCAGCAGTACAGGAACGTGTTGTTAAACATCCTTGGGGAGAAACGGTCATCAAAGGTGATCCTCAGCATATTATTTCGTTGTTCCCGGCTGCAACGGACTATTTGTTAGCACTCGGTATTGTACCCCAGGCAGCATCCAGTAATGAGGAGGGAAGTGATCAGTTTCCTACCTACCTGTCCGATCAACTACAAGGAAAAGAAAATCTGGGCTGGCAGGTTGATCCCAATTATGAAAGCATACTGGCGGCAGAGCCAGACCTGATTATCGGTCAGGATTTCATGAGTGATGCCTATGACAGCCTCAGCAAAATTGCGCCTACCTTGCTGGCAGAGAAGCTGCAGGACGAGCAAGGTATTATTCGTATGAAGACCAGCCTGTTACATATGGGAGATATGTTAGGGAAGACGGATCAGGCCAAACAGGTCATTGAAGAATACGAGAAGAAGGCTGCAGAAGCCCGCGAGAAAATCAAGCAATCCATCGGAGACGAGACCGTAATGTTCCTGCGTTTATCCGATAAAGAAGTGCGTTATTACAGTAAAAGAAACTATGAGGTTCTGTACGACGATCTCGGCCTGACATCTCCTGTATCCATACCTGACCCGACAGATTCAATGAAAGTAATCTCCATGGAGTCGTTACCATCGATTAATCCGGATCATATTTTCCTGTTGTCATCAGACGAGAATGAAACGACAGAATTGCAAAAAACAGCAGTGTGGAAGAGCCTGAATGCTGTTAAAAACAACAATGTCTACATCGTTGACTACGGCTTGTGGTTCCAAGGCCCCGGAGGACCTATCGGACAGACCAAGATTATTGACGAAGCGGTAAATTTCCTTACCCAATAA
- a CDS encoding nitroreductase: METSVVEKFIRERRTIRQFNGKPLAKETIMHLLEAAVWAPVHSRKEPWRFILFVEEGRKQFADAVLHTFSKGERERWGEKLQKDYCESIQAHLLVVIEADPRQRVWEDAVGASAALIQNIQLLAWEQDIGVVWKTNEYNFDPDFYSKTGVRPGERIVGTLHLGYFDLDKIPKPRPRTPVEELLTCVSVAGEDAQQH, encoded by the coding sequence ATGGAAACGTCCGTCGTGGAGAAGTTCATTCGTGAACGAAGAACTATTCGTCAGTTCAATGGCAAACCGCTGGCGAAAGAAACGATCATGCACTTGCTCGAAGCTGCTGTGTGGGCACCCGTGCATTCCCGTAAAGAGCCTTGGCGCTTCATTTTATTTGTAGAAGAAGGTCGGAAGCAATTTGCTGATGCCGTACTGCATACGTTCTCCAAGGGTGAGCGAGAGCGCTGGGGAGAGAAGCTGCAAAAAGACTATTGTGAGTCCATCCAAGCTCATCTGCTTGTTGTGATCGAGGCCGATCCGAGACAACGGGTGTGGGAAGATGCTGTGGGCGCAAGTGCTGCACTTATTCAGAATATACAACTTCTGGCATGGGAGCAGGATATCGGCGTTGTGTGGAAGACAAATGAATATAATTTCGATCCTGATTTCTACTCCAAGACCGGTGTGAGACCAGGGGAGAGAATTGTTGGCACACTTCATCTGGGGTACTTTGATCTGGATAAGATTCCCAAGCCTCGTCCTCGTACTCCAGTAGAAGAGTTATTGACCTGTGTCTCGGTGGCAGGAGAAGACGCGCAACAGCATTAG
- a CDS encoding MerR family transcriptional regulator, producing MYNVKQVAKLLDLSEHTVRFYTDKGLVPNLQRDKNNNRLFDEESVNWLTGVKYLKQCGMSVENIKAYVDLCLEGNSTIQARYEIILRQKEAALAQLEEAQQRVQYMINKADHYQDIINLIVPDDTNPGHWNKMKA from the coding sequence ATGTATAATGTCAAACAAGTCGCCAAACTGCTCGATCTGTCCGAACATACGGTTCGTTTCTATACGGATAAAGGACTCGTTCCAAATCTGCAACGCGACAAAAACAACAACCGTCTTTTTGACGAAGAATCCGTAAACTGGCTTACGGGGGTAAAATATCTGAAACAATGCGGTATGTCTGTTGAAAATATTAAAGCATATGTGGATCTCTGCCTGGAGGGCAACTCCACCATACAAGCGCGTTATGAGATCATTTTACGGCAGAAGGAAGCCGCCCTTGCTCAGTTGGAAGAAGCCCAACAAAGAGTACAATATATGATCAATAAAGCAGACCATTATCAAGATATTATTAACTTAATCGTCCCAGATGATACCAATCCGGGACATTGGAACAAAATGAAAGCCTGA
- a CDS encoding aldo/keto reductase → MEYVTLNNGVKMPILGYGVYQIADQEECEKCVLDAISVGYRSIDTAQAYRNEEAVGRAIQKSGVPRDEFFITTKVWISNAGYEKAKASIEESLRKLQLEYLDLVLIHQPFNDYYGTYRAMEELYKTGKIKAIGVSNFYPDRYIDLVQFSEVVPAINQVETHVFNQQTEAHEIMKKYNTQIESWGPFAEGKNDLFTNATLQEVGQKYNKSTAQVALRFLLQRGVVVIPKTVNKNRMEENFNVFDFELTLEDMQKVAALDTGTSSFFSHYDPQTVEFLTDYGKKGL, encoded by the coding sequence ATGGAATATGTAACGTTGAATAACGGAGTTAAGATGCCTATTTTGGGATATGGTGTGTACCAGATTGCTGATCAGGAAGAATGTGAGAAATGTGTGCTTGATGCAATCAGCGTGGGGTATCGTTCTATTGATACAGCGCAAGCATACCGTAATGAAGAAGCCGTAGGCCGCGCAATCCAAAAAAGCGGAGTGCCTCGAGATGAATTTTTCATCACGACCAAGGTATGGATTTCAAATGCAGGATATGAAAAAGCCAAAGCTTCCATTGAAGAGTCACTGCGGAAACTCCAACTGGAATATCTGGACCTGGTCCTGATCCATCAACCATTTAATGATTATTATGGAACATATCGGGCAATGGAAGAGTTATATAAAACGGGGAAAATCAAAGCCATCGGAGTAAGCAATTTCTATCCGGACCGATATATCGATCTTGTTCAGTTCAGCGAAGTTGTACCGGCGATTAATCAAGTTGAAACCCATGTGTTCAATCAGCAGACAGAGGCACATGAGATCATGAAGAAATATAATACGCAGATTGAATCCTGGGGACCATTTGCGGAAGGAAAAAATGACTTATTTACGAATGCGACGTTGCAAGAAGTAGGTCAAAAATACAACAAATCGACGGCCCAAGTCGCTCTGCGCTTCTTGCTTCAAAGAGGAGTGGTTGTTATTCCGAAAACGGTCAACAAAAATAGAATGGAAGAGAACTTCAATGTGTTTGATTTTGAATTGACCTTGGAGGATATGCAAAAGGTAGCAGCTCTGGATACAGGAACAAGCTCCTTCTTTTCGCACTATGATCCTCAAACCGTAGAATTTTTGACTGACTACGGCAAGAAAGGACTTTAA
- a CDS encoding serine hydrolase domain-containing protein, with product MDFKPLASFIDRITSWRIPWAEVLVMHQNDIVFHYRNGYANLEEKTPIGDGAIFNLYSMTKIMTCVAGLQLVEKGEMLLSDPLSDYLPEYAEMTVKKAMANGEIRLEKATRAITVRDLFTMTAGFSYDVGCPSIQEAVKSTDGTLSTRDFAKALAKEPLLFEPGTHWNYSMCHDVLGALVEVVSGKRFGAYLRDEITGPLGMNDTAFNLNDEQQTRLIPQYAYNDELEKAVRMDGNGFRVGTELESGGAGLLSTVSDYARFLNALTGRGTSPEGVRILSQASVELMRTDHLNEMTRGDYSWDHMYGYGYGLGVRTHISKAGSGSLSPIGEFGWSGAAGCMAIIDPDSELTVMYAQHLLNSQEPYVQRRLRNVVYSCL from the coding sequence TTGGACTTTAAACCGCTTGCTTCATTTATTGACCGTATTACATCTTGGCGCATTCCGTGGGCAGAGGTGCTGGTAATGCATCAAAATGATATCGTTTTCCATTACCGTAATGGTTACGCTAATCTGGAAGAGAAAACACCTATCGGTGATGGAGCGATCTTCAATCTATACTCCATGACCAAAATTATGACTTGCGTGGCAGGGCTGCAACTGGTGGAGAAAGGGGAGATGCTGTTAAGCGATCCGCTGTCCGATTATCTGCCAGAGTATGCTGAGATGACGGTAAAGAAAGCGATGGCGAACGGCGAGATCCGACTGGAAAAAGCGACAAGAGCCATTACAGTACGTGATTTGTTCACCATGACCGCCGGGTTCTCCTATGACGTGGGTTGTCCAAGCATTCAGGAAGCCGTGAAAAGCACCGATGGAACATTGTCGACCCGTGATTTCGCGAAAGCGCTTGCGAAGGAACCGTTGCTGTTTGAACCAGGTACGCATTGGAACTACAGCATGTGTCATGATGTCCTGGGAGCCTTGGTGGAGGTTGTAAGTGGCAAACGCTTTGGTGCGTATCTGCGGGACGAAATCACCGGACCACTTGGTATGAACGACACAGCGTTCAATCTGAACGATGAACAGCAGACGCGTCTGATTCCACAGTATGCTTACAATGATGAGCTTGAAAAGGCTGTCCGTATGGATGGCAATGGGTTTCGTGTGGGTACAGAGCTGGAAAGTGGCGGTGCAGGCTTATTGTCAACCGTTAGCGATTATGCACGGTTTCTAAACGCGCTTACTGGGCGTGGTACGAGTCCTGAAGGCGTACGCATTCTGTCACAAGCTTCAGTGGAACTGATGCGAACGGATCACCTGAACGAGATGACTCGGGGTGATTATTCGTGGGATCATATGTATGGATACGGCTATGGACTAGGTGTTCGCACCCATATCTCCAAAGCAGGAAGTGGCTCACTGAGCCCAATTGGCGAATTTGGATGGAGCGGCGCTGCTGGTTGTATGGCTATTATTGATCCAGATTCAGAGCTTACAGTCATGTATGCACAGCACCTGCTGAACAGTCAGGAGCCGTACGTTCAACGACGCTTACGTAATGTAGTGTATTCCTGCCTGTAA
- a CDS encoding DUF4309 domain-containing protein: MIHLKHNAKWASLAVLTLIAYVLSALLLLPPNAAAKGEQISAKQLKSMSRLSFTLRDAKQTAYTVYIFAYDEQKSTLTEQNGWTNNKKGDKSYSGTYRAALLKKGAAYGTVQAAKLDLNTIILPQTWNFVVKSKEASTPDMLMITDWGTSNFNDVKTYIVRSGELRRVTFVDNKGKKIDDYYSAIRDGGIRTLSGARVQFKNYNNLQFVYGVTTFKLNVNKLELRLEDTRNLRSEAWPNSGVGDRAYLKSLKEAALKGVLPGRTDIKIGMTLQNAQKKLGKPNSRSNGEWGAYYYYSKFGIGFDSYMHELSKKSRIAVIQLYNEKQYLSPWNVKRWLGKPTSEYYNEVVGGYEMEYELGKHTIVFNYLEEEDLIDFTNIY; the protein is encoded by the coding sequence ATGATACACCTCAAACACAATGCAAAATGGGCTTCTCTGGCCGTACTTACCTTAATCGCCTATGTTCTGAGCGCATTGCTTCTGCTTCCACCAAATGCTGCTGCCAAAGGAGAGCAAATCTCCGCCAAACAGCTCAAAAGTATGAGCCGCCTTTCATTTACGCTTCGTGATGCCAAGCAAACGGCTTACACCGTTTATATTTTTGCTTATGATGAACAGAAGAGCACGCTGACCGAACAAAATGGTTGGACCAACAATAAAAAAGGCGACAAGAGTTATTCAGGCACGTATCGTGCAGCTTTGTTGAAAAAAGGTGCAGCATACGGAACTGTTCAGGCGGCAAAACTGGATCTGAATACGATTATTTTGCCTCAAACCTGGAACTTCGTTGTGAAAAGCAAAGAGGCTAGTACACCAGACATGCTGATGATCACCGATTGGGGAACTTCTAACTTCAATGATGTGAAAACGTATATTGTTCGTTCCGGGGAATTGCGCCGTGTAACATTTGTCGATAACAAAGGTAAAAAAATCGACGATTACTACTCTGCAATCAGAGATGGTGGAATCCGTACTCTTTCAGGTGCCCGAGTGCAGTTCAAAAATTACAACAACCTTCAATTCGTCTATGGAGTTACTACGTTTAAGCTGAATGTGAACAAATTGGAATTACGGTTGGAAGATACGCGTAACCTTCGTTCAGAAGCTTGGCCGAACTCGGGTGTTGGCGATCGCGCTTACCTGAAAAGCCTAAAGGAAGCTGCTTTAAAGGGTGTGTTGCCAGGCCGGACGGACATCAAGATTGGCATGACGCTTCAAAATGCGCAAAAAAAGCTGGGGAAACCCAATTCTCGTTCAAACGGGGAATGGGGAGCTTACTATTATTATTCTAAATTCGGCATCGGGTTTGATTCATACATGCACGAGCTTAGCAAGAAATCACGTATTGCGGTTATCCAGCTGTACAATGAAAAGCAGTATCTCTCACCATGGAATGTGAAACGATGGTTGGGAAAACCCACCTCGGAATATTATAATGAAGTTGTGGGTGGTTATGAGATGGAATACGAGCTGGGTAAGCACACTATAGTTTTTAATTATTTGGAAGAAGAAGACTTAATTGACTTTACGAATATATATTAA
- a CDS encoding DMT family transporter produces the protein MIERNTLEKPSRFSDPIFVMLVASLCCLLWGSAYPSIKLGYIAFNILPEDIASKYVFAGYRFTLAGMLLLLLSRIVRKQKLQLTKPQWTGLIMLGILQTGLQYMFFYVGVANTTGVKGSIMNATTTFFSVVLAHFIYKNDKLSRNKIVGCLLGFVGVIIVNFHTDLLAFSFSFTGEGFVIIAALVFSVTALYAKRLTATIDVLIITGVSLFVGGLVLTLLGLSLGGRVTHFTLESTSNLIYLALLSSVAFCLWNMLLKYNKVGRVSVYNFLIPVFGALLSALFLGETILELKNLAALLFVSVGIYLVNRVRSVQRSNNNPMK, from the coding sequence GTGATAGAGAGAAATACCCTTGAGAAACCGAGTAGGTTTAGTGATCCCATTTTTGTTATGCTCGTGGCAAGCCTGTGTTGCTTGTTATGGGGAAGTGCGTACCCATCCATCAAACTTGGATATATCGCGTTTAACATTCTGCCGGAAGATATTGCTTCCAAGTATGTATTTGCCGGATACCGGTTTACACTGGCGGGCATGCTGCTCTTGCTCCTGTCTCGTATCGTTAGAAAACAGAAGCTCCAATTAACCAAGCCTCAGTGGACAGGCCTTATCATGCTTGGTATATTGCAAACGGGTTTGCAATATATGTTTTTCTACGTCGGTGTAGCCAATACGACGGGTGTCAAAGGCTCCATTATGAATGCTACTACAACCTTTTTCAGTGTTGTTCTGGCGCATTTCATCTATAAGAACGACAAATTAAGCAGAAATAAAATCGTTGGTTGCTTGCTTGGATTCGTTGGCGTAATCATCGTAAACTTCCATACGGATCTGCTTGCTTTTTCCTTTTCATTCACAGGCGAAGGGTTCGTGATTATAGCGGCACTTGTTTTTTCCGTTACAGCCCTTTACGCAAAACGTCTCACCGCCACCATCGATGTTTTGATCATAACAGGTGTCAGCTTATTCGTCGGGGGACTGGTACTTACGCTGTTAGGTCTATCACTCGGCGGTCGTGTCACCCATTTCACCTTGGAATCCACCAGTAACTTGATCTACCTGGCATTGCTATCATCCGTCGCATTTTGTCTATGGAATATGCTTCTCAAGTATAACAAGGTCGGAAGAGTGTCTGTCTATAACTTCCTAATCCCTGTATTTGGAGCTTTATTATCAGCGTTATTCCTGGGGGAAACGATTCTGGAACTGAAAAATCTGGCTGCATTACTGTTCGTGTCGGTTGGCATTTACTTAGTCAATCGTGTGCGTTCTGTGCAACGTTCTAATAACAATCCAATGAAATAG